The window GACGCTGTCTCCATCAACTCCTCCTACCAAACAACATCAAATTCAACCATCACCGTTTGGAGAAGTGGGACCAAAGCTATCATCAGGTATTGGCAGACGTCATAATATATTCTATTGTATCCATATAGTAATGGAATTTCATTAAATGGCTTTAATGGTGCACTGGatatttgttgaatattaaGTATTGTTTCCCCCCAATCTTCTTTGTAAATCGTGTACTACAgagaacatttaaaataaagatttcGAAAATGACAGCAACATCCAAGAGTCGAACAGTGTTATTTTATAATCTTCagtgaaatattttatacaattattaCCCTGATACTAGTCTTTTCTAAAATTGATTGTCTTTTGTATTTCATTCTTGCAGAGCAAATAGCTTCAAATCTCAGTCTTGAAATAAAGAGAATGCAGAGAAGGAAACAGTTACAATATCCAGGATGCCCCAGCCCACCTAATATGTCTCCTCCCCACGAGTCCACCTCCCAGTCATCACTGCTGGACCTCCCTTCTGGATCTTCATCTACCTCGCTGTTCAATGCCCTTTCTCCAAACAAAAAAGACATTCCTATCTTCACCTTCCGTCAAGTCAGCATGATTTGTGAACGCATGTTAAAAGACCGAGAGGATCAAGTCCGACAAGAATACAACTCTGTGCTCACATGCAAACTAGCAGGTATTTGCAAGCATTCATAGCTTATGCAATTGCTACTTAAAGCAATGAGGCCTAAATCAGTTTTTGTTAAACTTGTTAACAGGGTGGGCACCAACCCCTGTTTGGTATTTGGAGTCCCATTTGGTGGTTAAATGCCTACACCTATTTTAGTAGAAATTGAAATTGCAAAGTTCAAGGAATGAGGCCATGTCGTacttaattgataaaatcgatCTTGCAGAAGACATAAACACTTTGTTTATACGCGACTTCCGGGGAGCATTTCATTTcggtcttttttttaaacaaatgtgcGGAAAAATCGAcacataaaattttttaaacgaaTGTTTAATCATGAAGCAAACATGTCAAAGTACTTGCCCCTGTAATAAACACGATGAGCCTTTTCTCCAAAAAAAACGTAATCTGAGTTGAACGAAAAATGAGTCCCATTTGGAAGGTAAAATAGGTATACCTTTTAGGCATTTAACCACCAAATGGGATTCCAACCACCAAACGGGGGTTGGTGCCCAACCTGGTTAACTTTACCTCTGATCATCTTATTGGTGactttttaaatgttgaatgCAATCTCAGCACTTTTTGGAACAGTTTAAGTCCCAGTGTTGCTGAAAAATGTTAGAACAGCATCGTAAACCATATTAAGTGGTTCCATTCTTTCACATCGTACTCCTACATTTTtctgtgtggtattatttaat is drawn from Crassostrea angulata isolate pt1a10 chromosome 5, ASM2561291v2, whole genome shotgun sequence and contains these coding sequences:
- the LOC128185847 gene encoding akirin-2-like yields the protein MACGATLKRSLEFDPLHSPSQTTPKRRRCMPMTLSPSTPPTKQHQIQPSPFGEVGPKLSSEQIASNLSLEIKRMQRRKQLQYPGCPSPPNMSPPHESTSQSSLLDLPSGSSSTSLFNALSPNKKDIPIFTFRQVSMICERMLKDREDQVRQEYNSVLTCKLAEQYEAFLKFNHDQIHRRFGDTPVSYVS